A single genomic interval of Streptomyces graminofaciens harbors:
- a CDS encoding MarR family winged helix-turn-helix transcriptional regulator: protein MPGKPRPTATPAQAMTAMDHLIATSHIGQHEMAQRLGLNITDLTCFAFVLEAGDTLLTAGDLAARAHVTTGAVTGVLNRLERAGYITRRPDPNDRRRVRVEAVPAAVARVEALYLPYYARLNELLADYTPEEIAVLHDLFTRTGTLVTAYLEELRKTE, encoded by the coding sequence ATGCCGGGCAAGCCCCGCCCCACCGCGACACCCGCGCAGGCCATGACCGCGATGGATCACCTCATCGCCACGAGCCACATCGGCCAGCACGAGATGGCCCAGCGCCTGGGCCTCAACATCACGGACCTGACCTGCTTCGCCTTCGTACTGGAGGCCGGTGACACGCTCCTCACCGCCGGCGACCTGGCGGCCAGGGCCCACGTCACGACCGGCGCGGTGACCGGCGTCCTGAACCGCCTCGAACGCGCCGGCTACATCACCCGCCGCCCCGACCCGAACGACCGCCGCCGGGTCCGAGTGGAGGCGGTACCGGCCGCGGTAGCCCGGGTCGAGGCCCTCTACCTCCCGTACTACGCCCGCCTCAACGAACTCCTCGCGGACTACACCCCCGAGGAAATCGCCGTACTCCACGACCTGTTCACCCGCACGGGAACCCTGGTGACGGCATACCTGGAGGAACTACGCAAGACGGAGTAA
- a CDS encoding IS630 family transposase yields MPAAAARPISSTATERHRLKKAAWGHKTEYRLRVRAQIVLHAARGLPNARIAELVGVHVDTVRTWRSRFAELGMPGLADRKRTGRPPSFTPLQAAQVKALACQLPAETGTPLSRWTTPELAREAVKRGIAPFLSASTVRRWLARDALKPWQHRSWIFITDPHFRAKAARVLDLYARTWNGEPLDADEFVVSADEKTSIQARCRCHPTLAPGKARAMRVNHTYGRGGALAYLAAYDVHHAKVFGRTEPRTGIDPFMALVAQVMSQEPYASAKRVFWIVDNGSSHRGKKAAERLAAAFPNSVLVHTPVHASWLNQVEIFFSVVQRKVVSPNGFTGLSEVRDRLRAFEDRYNATAQPFQWKFTASDLDDLLARLDQHTVDHPEEASVGLAA; encoded by the coding sequence ATGCCCGCTGCCGCCGCCCGCCCGATATCCTCCACTGCCACCGAGCGGCACCGGTTGAAGAAGGCAGCCTGGGGCCACAAGACCGAGTACCGGCTTCGAGTGCGCGCGCAGATCGTGCTGCATGCGGCCCGCGGGCTGCCGAACGCGCGGATCGCCGAGCTGGTCGGCGTGCACGTGGACACCGTGCGCACGTGGCGGAGCCGCTTCGCCGAGCTGGGCATGCCGGGCCTGGCCGACCGCAAGCGCACCGGACGCCCGCCCTCCTTCACCCCGCTACAGGCCGCCCAGGTCAAGGCCCTCGCCTGCCAACTGCCTGCCGAGACCGGCACGCCGCTGTCCCGCTGGACCACCCCCGAACTGGCCCGCGAGGCCGTCAAGCGCGGCATCGCGCCCTTCCTGTCGGCCTCCACCGTGCGCCGCTGGCTCGCGCGGGACGCCCTCAAGCCCTGGCAACACCGCTCCTGGATCTTCATCACCGACCCCCACTTCCGCGCCAAGGCCGCGCGCGTCCTGGATCTATACGCCCGCACCTGGAACGGCGAGCCGCTCGACGCGGACGAATTCGTCGTCAGCGCCGACGAGAAGACCTCGATCCAGGCCCGTTGTCGCTGCCACCCCACCCTCGCCCCCGGCAAGGCCCGCGCGATGCGCGTGAACCACACCTACGGCCGCGGTGGCGCACTGGCTTATCTGGCCGCCTACGACGTCCACCACGCGAAGGTGTTCGGTCGCACCGAGCCCCGCACCGGCATCGACCCGTTCATGGCTCTGGTCGCCCAGGTCATGAGCCAGGAGCCGTACGCCAGCGCCAAGCGCGTGTTCTGGATCGTCGACAACGGCTCCTCCCACCGCGGCAAGAAGGCCGCCGAACGGTTGGCTGCAGCCTTCCCCAACTCGGTGCTGGTCCACACCCCGGTGCACGCCTCCTGGTTGAACCAGGTGGAGATCTTCTTCTCCGTCGTGCAGCGCAAGGTCGTTTCGCCCAACGGCTTCACCGGCCTGAGCGAGGTCCGGGACCGGCTCCGAGCCTTCGAAGACCGCTACAACGCCACGGCACAGCCGTTCCAGTGGAAGTTCACTGCCTCCGACCTGGACGACCTGCTGGCCAGGCTCGACCAGCACACCGTCGACCACCCGGAAGAAGCCTCCGTCGGACTGGCAGCTTGA
- a CDS encoding oxidoreductase yields MTIKTFSLGGELTINRLGFGAMRLAMGTFAGPARDPETGIAVLRRAVELGVNHIDTAGFYGRDAVWANELIHTALTPYRDDLVIATKVGPLPGPNGVPSGQATADQLRGLVEADLRCLGLNRLDLVYLRVGGMTGPGGESIAERFAVLAELRAEGLIKHLGVSNVDGAQLAEARAIAPVAAVQNRHTGDMGLLAESEEAGIAYVPYFPLGGGVGSGPLDAERLGKVAARLGATTAQVAIASLLATSPTVLAIPGTGSLEHLEENLAANDLSLSDEDLSDLRG; encoded by the coding sequence ATGACGATCAAGACTTTCTCCCTCGGCGGAGAGCTGACGATCAACCGGCTCGGCTTCGGCGCGATGCGCCTGGCGATGGGCACCTTCGCTGGTCCGGCGCGAGATCCCGAGACGGGCATCGCGGTGCTCCGCCGGGCCGTGGAGCTGGGCGTGAACCACATCGACACGGCCGGCTTCTACGGCAGGGACGCGGTGTGGGCCAACGAGCTGATCCATACGGCATTGACCCCCTACCGTGACGACCTGGTGATCGCGACGAAGGTGGGGCCGTTGCCCGGACCGAACGGTGTGCCGAGCGGGCAGGCGACGGCTGATCAGCTGCGCGGCCTAGTCGAGGCGGATCTGCGCTGTCTAGGTCTCAACCGGCTCGACCTGGTCTATCTGCGGGTCGGCGGGATGACCGGGCCAGGTGGCGAGTCGATCGCCGAACGGTTCGCGGTCCTGGCTGAGCTCCGCGCGGAGGGGCTGATCAAACACCTGGGCGTCAGCAACGTCGACGGCGCCCAGCTCGCCGAGGCCCGGGCGATCGCGCCCGTCGCGGCGGTGCAGAACAGGCACACCGGTGACATGGGGCTGCTGGCGGAAAGCGAGGAAGCGGGCATCGCGTACGTGCCGTACTTCCCGCTCGGCGGCGGAGTCGGCAGCGGCCCGCTCGACGCCGAACGGCTCGGCAAGGTCGCAGCACGTCTGGGCGCGACCACAGCGCAGGTCGCGATCGCCTCGCTGCTGGCGACCTCGCCGACGGTGCTCGCGATTCCGGGTACGGGTTCTCTCGAACACCTGGAGGAGAACCTAGCGGCGAACGATCTCAGTCTCAGTGACGAGGACCTGTCTGACCTGCGAGGCTAA